The Pempheris klunzingeri isolate RE-2024b chromosome 1, fPemKlu1.hap1, whole genome shotgun sequence genome includes a region encoding these proteins:
- the onecut1 gene encoding hepatocyte nuclear factor 6, with translation MNAQLSMENIGDLHGVSHEAVAGHGELLSGHSPHSRPGPRGLSHRAMGMATLLDSGDYHPSHPGHLHPAISMCEVPPGMSASSTYTTLTPLQPLPPISTVSDKFPPHHHHHHHHPHHPHPHPHQRIPGNVSGSFTLMREDRSLAPMNSLYPAYHHKDPCMGQSLSPLSGSGLASIHTTQAGIPPYAHPGAAMPGEKMLTPSGFEAHHPAMLGRHTEQHMNSSAGMVQINGLHHHPHAHLGAQGHGQGLGNSREQASGPVQQGGGGGGGGVSGGQMEEVNTKEVAQRITTELKRYSIPQAIFAQRVLCRSQGTLSDLLRNPKPWSKLKSGRETFRRMWKWLQEPEFQRMSALRLAGERNLACKRKEQDHGRSERGNMSKKPRLVFTDVQRRTLHAIFKENKRPSKELQITIAQQLGLELATVSNFFMNARRRSLDKWVDDGSGHSVNSGPNACTKA, from the exons ATGAACGCACAGCTGTCGATGGAGAATATTGGCGACCTGCACGGAGTGAGCCATGAGGCTGTGGCCGGTCACGGAGAGCTGCTGAGTGGCCACAGTCCACATTCCCGTCCGGGCCCCCGGGGTCTGAGCCACCGCGCCATGGGCATGGCGACCCTGCTGGACAGCGGAGACTATCACCCCAGCCACCCCGGACACCTGCACCCAGCCATCAGCATGTGTGAAGTCCCCCCTGGCATGAGTGCAAGCAGCACTTACACCACCCTAACCCCCCTGCAGCCCTTACCCCCCATCTCCACCGTGTCTGACAAGTTTCCTccccatcatcaccaccatcaccaccatccccatcatcctcaccctcacccccaCCAGAGGATCCCCGGAAATGTCAGCGGCAGCTTCACGTTGATGCGAGAGGATCGGAGTCTGGCGCCTATGAACAGTCTGTATCCCGCATATCATCACAAGGATCCCTGCATGGGCCAGAGCCTCTCCCCGCTGTCTGGTTCCGGTCTGGCCAGCATACACACGACCCAGGCCGGCATCCCTCCCTACGCTCATCCCGGTGCCGCCATGCCTGGTGAGAAGATGCTCACTCCCAGCGGGTTTGAGGCTCACCACCCGGCCATGCTCGGCAGACACACGGAGCAGCACATGAACTCCTCAGCTGGCATGGTACAAATCAACggcctccaccaccaccctcacGCCCATCTTGGCGCGCAGGGACACGGCCAGGGGCTGGGGAACAGCCGGGAGCAGGCCTCCGGGCCCGTGCAGCAAGGGGGCGGCGGTGGAGGGGGTGGTGTTTCTGGGGGCCAGATGGAGGAGGTGAATACCAAAGAGGTGGCGCAGAGGATCACCACGGAGCTGAAGCGCTACAGCATCCCTCAGGCCATCTTTGCCCAGCGGGTCCTGTGCAGGTCCCAGGGAACCCTGTCCGACCTGCTGAGAAACCCCAAACCCTGGTCCAAGCTCAAGTCCGGCAGAGAGACCTTCCGCCGCATGTGGAAATGGCTGCAGGAGCCTGAGTTCCAACGCATGAGTGCGCTCAGGCTCGCAGGTGAGCGAAACCTCG caTGTAAGCGTAAGGAACAGGACCACGGTAGAAGCGAGCGGGGGAACATGAGCAAGAAGCCTCGGCTGGTGTTCACAGATGTGCAGCGGCGGACGCTCCATGCCATCTTCAAGGAGAACAAGCGTCCATCCAAAGAGCTGCAGATAACCATCGCCCAGCAGCTGGGCCTCGAGCTGGCCACAGTCAGCAACTTCTTTATGAATGCACGCCGCCGGAGCCTTGATAAGTGGGTGGACGACGGCTCTGGTCACTCAGTCAACTCTGGCCCCAATGCCTGCACCAAAGCCTGA